In Xyrauchen texanus isolate HMW12.3.18 chromosome 32, RBS_HiC_50CHRs, whole genome shotgun sequence, the following proteins share a genomic window:
- the nmur3 gene encoding neuromedin-U receptor 2 encodes MALTCICEPVNGSEQDYVFCNSTTFNLTGNESGQCQLQPLDKVLFRLLGPRKSPFFFPVTFTYILIFVTGVVGNLLTCTVITKDRKMRTPTNLNLFSLAISDLLVLLFGMPLEIYELWQNYPFPFGESICCFKILLFETVCFASVLNVTVMSMERYIAVVHPLKTRYTLTNKHAQRVICSVWAMSLLCAIPNTSLHGLQYYYLPDKVLESATCNLLKPKWMYNLVIQVTTVLFYFVPMMVISVLYLMIGLTLSRGQRQKKDKLGKSCSNDSWKIHLESGRRRQVTKMHFVVVLVFAICWAPFHIDRLLWSFITSWTDHMYNIFEYVHIISGVLFYLSSAINPIIYNLLSSRFRERFKALVCRRLPTSSPRNESTPFYIIPKDLPTNPQRSG; translated from the exons ATGGCTCTGACTTGCATTTGTGAGCCTGTAAATGGATCGGAACAAGACTACGTGTTCTGCAACAGCACAACATTCAACTTAACTGGCAATGAGAGTGGACAATGTCAACTTCAGCCTCTGGACAAAGTACTGTTTAGGCTTCTGGGCCCCAGAAAGTCTCCTTTCTTCTTCCCTGTAACCTTTACGTACATCCTCATCTTCGTCACAGGGGTTGTAGGAAACCTCCTCACTTGTACCGTGATCACTAAAGACAGGAAGATGCGGACACCTACCAACCTTAACCTCTTTAGCCTAGCCATCTCTGATTTGCTGGTGTTGTTGTTTGGGATGCCACTGGAGATCTATGAACTTTGGCAGAACTATCCCTTCCCTTTTGGTGAGAGCATCTGCTGCTTCAAGATCCTCTTATTTGAGACAGTTTGTTTTGCCTCTGTGCTCAATGTGACAGTTATGAGCATGGAGCGCTACATAGCTGTGGTTCACCCACTGAAAACCCGCTACACCTTAACAAACAAGCATGCTCAGCGGGTCATTTGTAGCGTTTGGGCAATGTCACTGCTCTGCGCCATTCCTAACACGTCACTCCATGGCTTACAGTACTATTACCTGCCAGATAAGGTTCTGGAGTCAGCTACCTGCAACCTGCTTAAACCCAAATGGATGTACAACTTGGTGATCCAGGTCACCACAGTGCTGTTCTACTTTGTCCCCATGATGGTGATCAGTGTGCTGTATCTGATGATTGGTCTGACATTGAGCAGGGGACAGAGGCAGAAGAAGGACAAGCTGGGTAAAagctgcagcaatgacagctggAAAATCCATCTGGAGAGTGGAAGGAGGAGACAGGTCACCAAAATGCACT TTGTGGTGGTGTTAGTCTTTGCCATCTGCTGGGCTCCATTCCATATCGACCGACTCTTGTGGAGCTTCATCACTAGTTGGACGGATCACATGTATAACATATTTGAATACGTGCACATAATCTCGGGCGTGCTCTTCTACCTCAGCTCAGCCATTAACCCCATCATCTACAACCTGCTCTCCAGTCGCTTCCGAGAACGTTTTAAAGCGCTGGTGTGCAGACGCTTGCCGACGAGCTCTCCTCGTAATGAATCCACACCATTCTACATAATCCCCAAAGACCTCCCCACCAATCCCCAACGTTCAGGCTAA